A region of the Flintibacter sp. KGMB00164 genome:
TCCATGAAGGTTTTTCCAAACGCCTCTACCTGGGCAATGACGGCAGCGGCCTGTTCCTGGGTGTAGGGAGCGATGGGGCACAGCCCGTCCCGGAATTTGGTTACGCCCACCGGGACGATGGCTACACTGGCCACACCGGGATACATCTCGGACAGCTCCCGCAGTGTGCGGTCCAGAGCCGGACCGTCATTGACGCCGGGGCAGGAGACAATCTGGCAGTTCATGGTGATGTTGGCGGCGGCAAAGCGGCGCATGACCTCAATACTATCTCCCGCACGCTTGTTTTTCAGCATCTCCACCCGCAATTGGGGGTCTGTGGTGTGCACCGAGACGTTGATGGGGCTGATGTGCAGGTCGATGATGCGCTGCACCTCGCGCTGAGAGAGGTTGGTAAGGGTCAGGTAGTTGCCCATAAGGAAGGACAGCCGGGCATCATCATCCTTAAAATATAAGGTATCCCGCATGCCCGGGGGCATCTGGTCCACAAAGCAGAAGATGCAGTTGTTGGCGCAGGAGCGGGCCCGGTCCATGAGATAGGTCTCAAAATCCAGGCCGAGATCCTGACCCTCTTCCTTGCGTACATGGGCGGTGCGCCGGGTCCCGTCCGGGGAGAGAAGGGTCAGCTCCAAACGGGGGTCGTAGCTGTAAAACTTGTAGTCCAGCACGTCTACAATGGGGGTGCCATTGATCTCCAGCAGGGTGTCCCCCGCCCGGACCCCGGCGCGGTGGGCAGGACTGCGGGGGTCCACGTGCCGCACGACGGTCATGCTCATAGGGGACTCCTTTCCGGCGGCGGAGAACTGCTCCGGGCCGCAGATGTTTTCTCTCATTCTCACCACTGCCCCAACAACCAAATCGTTTGTTGGGGCAGGAAAAACCGAAGAATGAATTTGCGTATTTCAAGCGTTTTGTTTATTTTACAATAGAATGGGCCGTATTTCAAGGCAAACAGGAAAATTCAACGAAACGCCGCCCATGGGGAAAAAACAAGGGAAAATATGTGCGATTTTTCCAGAAGAGGTGTCTGCATTTTATGTAAAGTCATGGTTGCG
Encoded here:
- a CDS encoding DUF512 domain-containing protein — encoded protein: MRENICGPEQFSAAGKESPMSMTVVRHVDPRSPAHRAGVRAGDTLLEINGTPIVDVLDYKFYSYDPRLELTLLSPDGTRRTAHVRKEEGQDLGLDFETYLMDRARSCANNCIFCFVDQMPPGMRDTLYFKDDDARLSFLMGNYLTLTNLSQREVQRIIDLHISPINVSVHTTDPQLRVEMLKNKRAGDSIEVMRRFAAANITMNCQIVSCPGVNDGPALDRTLRELSEMYPGVASVAIVPVGVTKFRDGLCPIAPYTQEQAAAVIAQVEAFGKTFMEKHGTRLAWCSDEFYLLAGLPLPEKSFYEDMAQLENGVGMLRLLLSQADMALDEPEVGELVPFSVATGVSAAPFIDQILQKTKKQFPQLQGRVYPIRNRFFGETITVSGLVTGQDLIAQLKGQELGQRLLIPSNMLRAGESVFLDDVTVADVERELGVTVCPVDAESGFDLVDAMLGLPVTIEQTTPPGSDGEYYRYNPS